DNA sequence from the Coffea arabica cultivar ET-39 chromosome 11c, Coffea Arabica ET-39 HiFi, whole genome shotgun sequence genome:
ACCTGACGTAGGCACGCCTAACTACCAGAGAGTTTTCTGACCGCCAAATTAAAACGTCCTTCCTAAGTTTATAAGAAATCAGTTTTGAGCGTATAGAGTTAAATTGgtgcaagtgtatttctttacaaatatcttttttatttttcaaatatcgCTACAGCGTTATGATGTGGTACTACTAGCAGAGATTGTTTTATAGGTAATGGTTTTATTGAAATAAACAAAGtggtttaggaatatttttatttagcaagtaaaagggtagtttaatggttttaaaaattttgttacataaataacaaaagtaagagAGGAAAGTAATGTTTGTAAAATTTTAAGAGCGTCATGCGATGTTAAGAGAAATCTCAGGGAGGTTTCTAATATTATCCCTTTACTTTATGTACCTTTACCAGAAAGTATAGGACTAGTGACACAACAATAATGTTTTCTTTCTAGTTTCATGTTGGGCTACATGCTCCAGTCATTGAATTTTACATTGGGTCACGAGACGACTCAACAGCATGCCACTTCGGGCCAGTTCTGCTAGACTCAACATGTGCGACCCCCACAAGCACAACTCACGAAAGAGTGCACTGCATTCAAACTCTCAAATCATTATCTgaccagggaaaaaaaaaaaaatcttacatTAAAATTTACAATTGACGACTTAATAACAATACAAATGTATTGTCTCACCAATTAGAGGTCATAGATTCTAATTTCTTTATCCTTTCTcttactacaaaaaaaaaaaaaaaaatacaaatgcaCTGCAGAGACATGCTGGGTAAAATAAAATTAGTTCAGTTCCCGCGGAAAAATCTTAAAACTCGAATGTTGAATTGGTGATTTTTACGAAACAATTGGGTCAGGCTCAATGTTGATGTGCTGCGGGTAATCCAGAGTATGCAGGTGGAGAGAATCAAATCATTGTGATTAGGATGTTGGGTTCTTTGGATTTGCAGTGAAAAATCGgacatgcaactagccttgttGCTAAACTTCGGTCGAGACAAGCTGAAGTCAAAATTTGCCTGTGATCTCTGAGAAAACACTTGGAAATCTAATCTAACTCCAATCTAGGAATGCATCTTTCTaaggaaacaaagaaagataaCTTTGGGGTATAAGGAAGCTTTCTAGTTTGGCCACTCTGAGTTAGAAAGAAACTTTTAGTAGAAGGCTTGACGGAGACAACCTGTTGTGAAGATTTAGCAAGAAAATGATCTTATTCTGGGGTATGCTTTGTCTGTCATTAGTTGActtccatttttctcttatGTTGTCATTTCCAAATATATGAGTTGTGGAAGGAACAAGAAACTGTCTATGGCGTAGAAAAATTAGTCCATTACGAACAAATATTCAACATCAAAGTCTTCCATCCAACAAAAATTGTAAGACTTTTATTCAGCTGATAATCTCTACATAAGTCAAAAGTACTACACTGTCTTTCCAACTTTTCCGGAACTTATGATAGATAGACAGGACACAACTGTTTTATGGTGCCTTCATCGGTTCATTACTCCTTGGAAATTCGGTGCAGTTGTCACTCCACCATTTTGTTTCTCCACATTTCCTTGCCAACCTAAAAAATTTCacgaaaagcaaataaaattaaaatcattaaCCAATAAAAATTCCACAATAAAATAAACTCACATATCTTGATTATTACCAATTGGCATGTCGAATCCACGAATTTTGAGCTCACGATATTCTTGACATAAGGCGCAAGTTTCACAACAAAAATGAACTAGGCAATCCCCACAAGGGCTTTCAGGCAGCATATATTGCCGCCTCATTTTGGAGCGGTAGAAGCAAGAATATATGCATGCACAACCGGTAAGATAGGCTAGTAACCCATAAAGTGCCCCACTTGTTCCACAGGCTGCGGCCACACAATAGTACAAgttaaatatttatgtatggcCTATGTAGTACATAGGAATTggaaaatacatatatatatatatggtaattaatatttttaaaattaatttattttatttttcgttatTTTCAAACTTACAAGTTGTTCCTTTGTCTACAATTTCTGCAATTTGTCCAAAGGTTATGCAGGGACACCAACATGTTATGCAACCTGCAACAAATTGGAGAACAGATATATGCGTCAGCTATAGAACAGTGTACAAAGTAGATTTCATTCTATGATAAGCTTTTCATGATTAATTTCAAAAGAACTATTTATTTGTATGGCACTAAAATACAGCTTGTTTTCAGTTTTATCCCTAGATGGATTTCAAatcgaactttttttttttattccgtGTAGCTTGAAAGTCAATATAGTTCAAGAAGGCAATTAATTGAATTGCATGCTAACTctggaaatcattaaaaaaaaaaaaaaaaaagagggtaaCTAAGTCATACATCAAGAAAATGTACTAAATTGTGATCAGTACTTTTACCAATGTCTTGACATCAGAAAACTAAGGAGACTAAAGTAGTAATTATCCAATACATAAAGGATCAAAGTTGCTATTGTTTTCGGAGAATAGGTTAAACTTACAATTTGATACGTCCGAAAAGCAGCCACAAAGGCCGGTAGACCATGATCCTGGTGTATTAGCATGGAACTGGCCTGGAGCTTGAGGCCTATAATTATCACCATAACTGTAGTTTTGGGGCATGACCGGAACGCCCTTCACCGGCGGTGGCGTTGGTGGTGCCGAGGGCGCTGGTGGCCTTTGAGACTCATAGGGATTGGAAGAATACATATTTTGATCAACAATAGTGAAAACCGTTAATCAATTTTTTCAGTACACAAATGAGATTTGATGACAATTAACATTAGTAATCAAGAAAGAGTTTCCTAGTGGTTTTGGAGCATGTTTATTGCTTGATCCAATGGCCATTATATAGGCAGAGGTGAGGAATTTGTATACACCTGTTGTGGGAAAGAGTCTATGAGAAATATGtcaatttcttgaaactttccttttttcttttggtaaaaTAAAAATGCATTAAAATAAAGTCAAAGTCTATAAAGTAATAACTAAAATACAATCATCTGTGGGTGGTGACGCCCTTTAAGTCTTGCAAAAGTAAGTGGAAGATTTCCTCAACGCGTGGTAATATTTGGAACCTAATCCAGAGATAAGTTAAAAAAACCACAAGAGATAAGTTAAAAAAACTACAAGGGATTGACTCTATCTCATTCAACCGTTGCAGAAATTGCCTGTCTGTGGCTGTTACTATATATTTTCACACGCCAAGAGAGATGTTCAAGGAAGTGAAGAACTACGGCTCCAAGAGACTGATAGAAGGCTAATTTTGAGGATTTGGTAAGATAGGACTTTCTATATATTTCTGAATTGTTGAGTAAATGTGAATTTTAGCAAAAAAGTGGTGTGAAAATGTTTTCACCTTTTGTCTATGAAACAAAGAAGAAAGGCTTTGGACGTGTGATTCTCAAGGAATTAACATCGTACTTTTTGGAGTTGAAAGTCCAATTGGACATTGGTCTAGTGGTGACAAAAATACGTATTAGTAATTAAATATACCAATTTCGTCTAACTTTAAGAAATTAACTTTATCcaaattcattatttttcttttccctcaaaAAACGAAGAAaaatttgtcaataattaattgTATTTTTTCTCTCATAATTTCCTATTATAACCTTAACATCTTTCCAAAacttgatatttaatccttgaTTTCTAAATTCTAATAGAACTTGATTTTGAGAACTTAGTATGTTCTAGTGGAAAATAATACTCATGCAAAAGAATAGTTCACTTACAAGACTAGTCTTTGAAAATCTgtcatttaatttgaaaaagCGATACGAACGTCCCGTTGGAGCTTCATTTCCCATAAATTAGGTGGGGACCTTTGGTTTGGAGTTGGGACAGTTTGTGATTATTGGAGTTTCAACTTTTTagttctttcaattgggtctttttttatttaacaaGTGCCAATAGGCATTCCTTAATACATTTAATTTTTACGAAATTTATCATgtgaatatatatatttatttatttatattactGTCCTCCCTtacatttatttaattttttatttaactttatttttgTGAAAAACTAATGTCTGAATCCCATCTTAATGAATGCTCAGTTGTATTTCATGGATTGAgacaaacccccccccccccccctttttttttctcatttcaagTTGAACACGTAGTTATTTTCTGGAGCAAACTTGCTAGGAGGGACTGATAAGAATGTTCAATGGAAGCTGATGACTCACTGCATTAGACAATTCTAGGTACATCTTGGTTGCAATTGAccgtaaagaaaaaaaaaattcatgttttgatcCAGAACTGATTTTATATGGAAATCATTAATACAATATCTTTAAGAACGAAGCGTATCGGGTGTAGCAAGGATGCAAAATTCTTCAGTCCAGCTTTCTTAACGAGGGCTGGGTCAAATAAAATGTTGATGAGTGTGCTGGCGGCAATCCGGCAGCAAAATATCGCTATTGGACAGGAGACGATGATTTTTGAACAGTTGTTTTGACAAAATTAAGATAGCAAAACTCATCGCATTTAATTTCTATGCAATTTAAGCATCCTTCGTTCcacaaaaagagagagaaataaaAATTGAAGCACATCTAGATTGCATGAATTAGGCGTAAAGAAAGGTAGACAAGATATgtgtatatttataaaaaaatgaagcaTATCCAGATTACATGGTTTAGGTAGGGGTGTATTTCAAACTCTGTTTGGCaaataaacaaatcaaattcCAACAAATTTCAAACTCATTCAAACATTCAAAAACATGGTTAAGGTGTTTgacttgtttaattatttgaatgagtttgaaattttgttcaaactTGATTTGTTTATTTGCTGAATCGAGTTTGAAAGAAAGGAAGTTCATCCCTAACTTGAATATTATTTAATATAAAATACAAAATACTGTTCACCCTTAACTTGACTAGTTGACAAATAAAATTCGAATGAATTTTTATCAAATCGAACTCAATTCAAGTATCAAACAGTTTGATTTATCTTTTAATCCTAGGTTTAGATATAAGGAAAGGAAGATGTGTGTATATTCAAAGGAATAGTAAGTAATCTAGAAGAAATTTATTTATATAGTGGAACTGTCTTTTGAATCACATCAAGATAATTGACCAACTACTGTGGCCAATCTCGCAATTTTGCAATATGGTGTGGGAAAGAATCCCATTTTGTAAAATTGAATCCATCCTCTTTTACTAACTAATGACATTCATTTCCTAGTGGATGCCTACCACATTGATGCTTGGCAAATGATCAAAAGTGCCGCTAGAGTTTGTTTGTGAACCAAAAATTCATTGTAAAATGCCAGCTAAATTGCTCACTTGTATGTAGATCATAATTTCCAAGATCATCATCTTTAGATTGACAATGAATGCGCAATAAATAACTGGAATTATTTGGAAGCCCGCCAGCTTTGGTAACTTCATATTCAGGCAATAGATTAATTGCAGATACATGGATGATCTGGAGATGGTACAATGATACGAATAGAGCGAGAAAGAAACTACTTTTAATTCGTATGTCACTCATTTTGGAATTTCCGGAACGATATAGTTCTCAATAGCTTTTCAACTGGCAGTTTATAAAGGTTGGTTGTAGAATTGACATATGCCGAACcggtgcaataataataaaaaaatctaaCTACCACCTAAAacagtcaataatcgattccaGGTGCTGGAGTAGGAATTTTAGATGTGCAGTgtgttacttgattcaccctggtTCTGAAGAGtgtgcttaatccgatatatcaGAATTGACTAATTAACAAAattactaactagtagacagtggcaaacAGGGTCGTTTTCTCAGGAACTAGGAGAAATTCGTTTCTTTTCAAACCAAGACAAACGGGGGTTTGAGAGTTCAATGTTAATAAATTGTTAACTAATAAATTAACtgtgaaaaataattaattgagagAAATAATTGGAGAAACTCTAGCGAAggatacacttcagaaatggttcatacaactgatcatcgattcaaataTACTTCCAACattcattaatagattggttatagctgTCATACACGTAATAAACAACCaacttttccttactttttcgatagtcaAAGTATGAccattaactatttctctaatcaagaaataactctAAATAcaaccgtaggatttaatttctagattgcattaagaattagaaaaattcAACCCTAACTAACAAATATGCTATGAGAGTTTGTTTAAACTAGATCGTATGTTTTCCTGATATAAGtccaattatgccagttgctaTCGGCACGgaaataatcaaacaattatggatttaacTCCCCCCCAATTAGCAAATAAACTGtgtgaataattaaattttgCGCATCTATTCAATTATACACAATagttataacaattaaaagcagaaaatatacaaataccaataaatgaaggaaaCAGTTAAAATAATTCAAATCTCACAGttattgttgaaccaaatcttcagttgtccccttgactagaaataaAAAGTCAGTTCTCCAATGATGGAGAACAAGCCATGCGGAAAAGTTATTCGAATCTTACAATTGTTGTCTCCCTAAAAGTCGGCAAAAAGGAAAAGTAAAAgacgaaaaaaaataaaaatgaaagcaaTTGTCCTCCTGTGTCCTTTCCCAGTCGGCCAAATGAGAAAGTAAAGACCAAGTCCAATGCCTTCACGTCTCTAGCCACACAAAAGATGGAAACAAATTGTCTGACGATTTTTTCCCTACTTTGACTCCTAATTGGTTGGTATTCTAATACCAATCAACTTCTTAGAATAAATCCCTATTACAAGTCAACTTCctcagttttctttttttttctttggagtGACCCGCTAGCTTCTTAATTTGTAACCAACTACTTGATGCATTTTTTGAAGCTTATCACTGACAGGTGTCGaatctgtgcaataataataataaaacctaactaccacagAAAACTGTCAATTATTAATTCTAGATACTGGAACAGGGAcactaggtgtgcaatgggttacttgattcactaTATTCTCGAGAAGTTTGCTTAATTCGATGTACCAGAATTAATTACTAACAAAAtttactaactagtagacagtgacaagtagggtcgtctcctcaggaacTGGGGAGAAGTTCGTTTCCTTTCGAGTCAAGACAAATGGGGGGTTTCAGGATTAATGCTAACTAAGTAAATCAAATgcgaaaaataattaattggaagaaataatagGAGAAACTCTAACCAATGGtacatttcaaaaatggttcatgcactgatcatcgattcacatATAATTCTaatatttattaatagattggttatagttgtcatacacgcgataaacaaccagttttttcttactttttcgatagttaaggtatgaccgttaactatttttcTAACTCGGAAACAATCTTAGGTACGACCATATGATTTAATTTCTGATTTGcattaaaatttagaaaaactcAATCTTAACTAACAAACATGCtatgagggtttgtttaaattagattgtaTATTTTTCTGACATAAAtccaattatgccagttgctacCGGGACAGAGATAATTGAACAATTACGAATTCAACTACCCTTAATTAGCAAAATATCctacgtgaataattaaatattgcgcatctaTTCAATCGTACATGATagttataacaattaaaagcaaaaaacatacaaataccaataaataaagaaaacagttaaaataatttagatctcatAGTTATTATTGGACCAAATCTTCAATTGTCCTCTTGACTAGAAAATGGAGATTTAGCTATGCATCCTAAAAGAAATTCCACCAGACTCCATGGAATCTGGTTACAATTGGTTTTCCTCTAAAACTAATGAGAGCAAGCCCCAGTCGAAAAACTCCCAAGGATGAACCAGTGATGGCTGTCTTATGCTCCCTAAAGAATCCCTATCGAAATTGTTGTTGGTTGAACTCTTAATCGCACGGGAATCTGGCTTTTTTTATTCTTGGTTTCCTAGTCAATCTCAACTACTAATAATAAGATATGTTTCCCAAAATATAAAaaggaaactactaaaaataATATTCCAAGTTTCCTAATCCAATATTAAGactaataatgaaaattaaaatcttCAAAATCTTCCTCCAATACTGCCTTGAATTTGATTCGGACTTGGAAATCAGTTCTGAACGTGCCACCAtcaaattaattgaaaaattgTTCATTTTTGTCACGTTTTGCTCCTTTTCCTACAATTAGCATCATTAATCATATATAAATAGAATCCGacatttaaaataatatttggctaaaatcaagggaacaataattataaattcaacaacaaattatgacctatcaCTCACGTGCATTAAATCCCTAGAATCTGGGCTTGAATGTGCCACCACCAAATTAGCTGAAAATTGCCCCTTTTAATCATGTTTTGATTATTTTCCTACAATTAGCACCATTAagcaaatataagtagaatccatcaattaaaataatatttaactaaaataaaaggaaaaataaacataaaTTGGATGACAATTTCACATCCTATCAATTTTTttcacacctaaaccatgcttgtcctcaagcatgaaaacaacaaatcaagcaatcaaattcaaataatgGCTATTATTCAAATCTtctattgccaagatacaattaaaacatatgCCAATTATTAGTGGTAATTTTTAAAATGCctacacttgcactttttcaaTTGAATACCAATATATTATCATATGCTATCCCCTCATACCTAAATCTTACGTTGTCCCCAATGtaataaagaataaaagaaaagtaaTGGGAATAACGGAACTTTCCTGATAATTGGGGGGCCGTGGATAGCTACGGGTGAGGGACAATTGATTGTGAAACTCGACGTATGTTGATGGCTGGCGGTGGTGGTGTTCgaatggaagaaagaaagaaagaagaaagaaaaagaagagagaaaaaaagaaagaaaaagaaaggaaaaggatgagaaagaaaggagaacttttttttttaccactACGTTagacgtgggcacgcctaactgtcTTTGAGTCTTCTGACCAATCCACGGAAATTAAGATCTTTAAGCGTGACCATCTGGCATGGGCATACTTAACTACCCTCGAGTCTTCTAATCAACCCACAAAAATTAAGATCTTTAAACATAACCACCTGACGTAGGCACGCCTAACTACCAGAGAGTTTTCTGACCGCCAAATTAAAACGTCCTTCCTAAGTTTATAAGAAATCAGTTTTGAGCGTATAGAGTTAAATTGgtgcaagtgtatttctttacaaatatcttttttatttttcaaatatcgCTACAGCGTTATGATGTGGTACTACTAGCAGAGATTGTTTTATAGGTAATGGTTTTATTGAAATAAACAAAGtggtttaggaatatttttatttagcaagtaaaagggtagtttaatggttttaaaaattttgttacataaataacaaaagtaagagAGGAAAGTAATGTTTGTAAAATTTTAAGAGCGTCATGCGATGTTAAGAGAAATCTCAGGGAGGTTTCTAATATTATCCCTTTACTTTATGTACCTTTACCAGAAAGTATAGGACTAGTGACACAACAATAATGTTTTCTTTCTAGTTTCATGTTGGGCTACATGCTCCAGTCATTGAATTTTACATTGGGTCACGAGACGACTCAACAGCATGCCACTTCGGGCCAGTTCTGCTAGACTCAACATGTGCGACCCCCACAAGCACAACTCACGAAAGAGTGCACTGCATTCAAACTCTCAAATCATTATCTgaccagggaaaaaaaaaaaaatcttacatTAAAATTTACAATTGACGACTTAATAACAATACAAATGTATTGTCTCACCAATTAGAGGTCATAGATTCTAATTTCTTTATCCTTTCTcttactacaaaaaaaaaaaaaaaaatacaaatgcaCTGCAGAGACATGCTGGGTAAAATAAAATTAGTTCAGTTCCCGCGGAAAAATCTTAAAACTCGAATGTTGAATTGGTGATTTTTACGAAACAATTGGGTCAGGCTCAATGTTGATGTGCTGCGGGTAATCCAGAGTATGCAGGTGGAGAGAATCAAATCATTGTGATTAGGATGTTGGGTTCTTTGGATTTGCAGTGAAAAATCGgacatgcaactagccttgttGCTAAACTTCGGTCGAGACAAGCTGAAGTCAAAATTTGCCTGTGATCTCTGAGAAAACACTTGGAAATCTAATCTAACTCCAATCTAGGAATGCATCTTTCTaaggaaacaaagaaagataaCTTTGGGGTATAAGGAAGCTTTCTAGTTTGGCCACTCTGAGTTAGAAAGAAACTTTTAGTAGAAGGCTTGACGGAGACAACCTGTTGTGAAGATTTAGCAAGAAAATGATCTTATTCTGGGGTATGCTTTGTCTGTCATTAGTTGActtccatttttctcttatGTTGTCATTTCCAAATATATGAGTTGTGGAAGGAACAAGAAACTGTCTATGGCGTAGAAAAATTAGTCCATTACGAACAAATATTCAACATCAAAGTCTTCCATCCAACAAAAATTGT
Encoded proteins:
- the LOC113716178 gene encoding protein PLANT CADMIUM RESISTANCE 2-like, yielding MYSSNPYESQRPPAPSAPPTPPPVKGVPVMPQNYSYGDNYRPQAPGQFHANTPGSWSTGLCGCFSDVSNCCITCWCPCITFGQIAEIVDKGTTSCGTSGALYGLLAYLTGCACIYSCFYRSKMRRQYMLPESPCGDCLVHFCCETCALCQEYRELKIRGFDMPIGWQGNVEKQNGGVTTAPNFQGVMNR